DNA sequence from the Drosophila sechellia strain sech25 chromosome 3L, ASM438219v1, whole genome shotgun sequence genome:
CACAATCCACGGACGGTTCGTCTTGGTGAGCAGGATCTTCATGGCACTGGGATTACCCTTGAGAGCAGCATGATGCAATGCATTGAATCCATTATTGTTGTTTAGCGTGATGTCAGCCCCGAAGTCCAGCAACAGGGACAGCATCTCGTCGTGCTCCTTAGATATGGCATCGTGTAGGGGGGTATCGCCCTCGGAATCTTGCAAACTAGGATGGCAACCTAGCGTTAGAAGCGTCTTCACTACGTTCAAATGGCCCTTATTGACAGCAATGTGCAGAGACGTCTGCCTTCGCTTATTGCGAGCATTTAAGTCCGCACCGGCTTTGGCCAATATCTCGATCACCGCCGCCTCATCACCAAACGCGGCGTGGTGGACAGCGCGATCTCCGTCCTTGTCCTCAATTTCTACGTCGACGGCGTGCCGTAGTAGTACCTGTATCACTTCAATATGGCCATTCTGGCTGGCTGCTTGCAGAGCAGTATGTCCGGCAAACACACCATTCACATTGACATCCGGTCCAGAACTGGGCGATGCACTGGAGGTCGAGGGTTGAGCTGCGCCAGCCAAGTACTCCTCGCAACGTGCCTGGAAACGCGagacaatttatttaatatcaaGTGTTAAACGTATTTTCGTGTACTTACTGCAAATCCATTTGCTGCTGCCTTGACAAATTCCTCAGTGGCATCGCCGGAGACATTTGGTTCGAACAGCTTTTTGAGAATGGCCGAAAGACGTTCACTACTGGGGATAACTGGAGCGCAGCTCCCATCGGAGGCAGTGGAAGAAGCCACCTTGCAAACGGCCAGCGGATTGTAGGTCCACGAAGTATTGCCCACCTCCACTTTAAGGTCGTTATCATGGTAGACCTGCTGCACGCGACCGATCTTTCCCAGAGTCAATTGCATGGCGTCAGCCCACTCGCCGTGTCCTCGCTGTAAAATCTTGATGCTCTCCACATCCGAACAGATCTTGACAATGTCGCCCACTTGAAACTCGGGCGGAGCAGTGGTTGGCGAGGATACTTTTGTGAGGACGGCTGGATTGAATGTCCAGCGATTGCCGGAATTGTAGGCCACCACAATGTCGTGATCCTCATCGATGCCCACGACCATTCCCGCGTTGCTTAGGCACTCGAACATGCCATCGGTCCAGCCACCATGTCCATGCTGCAGAGACTGAACGATTTCTAGGTCTAGATCCACGGTTACCTTGTCGCCGATCTGGAAGCCATGCGGTCCTTTTCCGGGACCGTTTTCGCCCAGCAGTGGCAGATGATCCCGGTAAACGTTACTACCCTTGGCATCGTTAACGACCTTTAGATCTGCCATGCCCTCAAATCCCACGCGGTACAGATTCTTGGAGCCATTGTCCCAAATCACGTAGGCTGCCGATCTTGGCGATGCCGAAGACCAGTCCTGGATCTCGTTGACCTTGCCACGCCGACCAACGCCTCCGTCCTGATCTTCCCACTGCCAATCCACGCCGCGAACCACACGAGCTCCCGGGAATATGCCTCTGGCAAGCACTTTTTTGGACTTACGACGCGGTTCCAGCATGGTTCGTTCACCTCCTGGCGTGGTGATCCTGTAGAAACGGTGCCTCAGATGATGTTTATCTCCGTGGTAGCAAATGGAGCACAAATCGTAGTTAATGCACTCGGCACACTTCCAGCGGATGCCAAAGATCGGTTGTTGGCGGCAAGTGTCGCACATGGTGCCCTCGTGCTTTACGCCTGTGGGTGCACTGTCCAGGATGCGCAGATCATAAGCTCCGGCGCAGCGGTAGTTGGCAGCCGTTCCATTGTCCCAGACCACGACCACCTCCTCGGCGGATTCAAAATTGCGAACGGTGCCCACGTGTCCTTCGCCGCCGTCCTGCAGAGTATCGAaacgaaaaaatattttattagtgACTCAGTCAATCTTTCGATTTTCCATTTCGTAACCCACGCTGATTAGGATGCGAAAGCTATAGCCGAAGTGCATAATAGCAACTAACTAAGTGTTAAGGTAGGCAGTCGCTGCAAATTCGTTTGGCTATCTCTAAATGCGATCAACAagtcaaaaataaataaataaatctaaaGGGAATGAGGGTTTGCATACCCTCCATTTCTATGCAATAGGGTTCTATTTGTTCAGCGATTGCTAGCAGCTCATGTAAAGCATTCGAAGTAAAATTTAAAGTATTCTAGGTTTTCTGATTTAATGAACTTATTTGAACTAATATTTTGCTAAACAACTAATACTGTTAATACTTGAATGTTGAAATGCTTCAGCATATTGTAAATGCACTTGAATTTTTATCTGCATTATGATTAGTCAAATCGTGTCACTGATTATTGGCTTGGATATTTCATCATGCTGGTAAATCTTCATCAAATCAGTTAAAGAAATTATGTGCGGAAATGTCTCTACTTTAATCTTGCCTATTTTGTATCTTTCTGCACTTTCAAATCGTTTTTCCGCGCTAAAGCAAACAGACTTTCAAAGCTTGCATCAGAGTTATGATGTATGTATGAGTTATGACTCACAAGCCATTTGTTAAGACATAATTAGGCAACCAAAGGTTACACTtgttaaatgtaaatgtaagcTTGGGAAGAGATGAATTGAGTACATGAATAACTTAAAGTGTTAACTACGCTATCATTCTTGCGTAAATTGAAATACTTTTTTGGTCGTGCCCTTTGATCTCACTTAAATTGCAATGCTATCAAAGTAacgataaatatttataatctAGTAACTGgattttctcagtgcactgAAGTAGGACTTCAAACCCACTTTCTAGGATCACAAGTGTCCCCATTGGGATTCTGGTTAGTAATCCGAAAAGAGAAACTTGACTAGTTTGGCCAGATGTCAAGAATCGAGTTGCGCGGtgtgcaattaaattaattgatcGGTCAATTGAGAACGGGGAGAGTTCTTGTTTCACTGGAAGATAAAGCAAAACCAGCTGGGACCCCCCCTCGATCATGCCCACCTGTTTGTTCCACTTCCAGTCCGGTCCACGGATCACCCTGGCGCCCACGCCCTCCATGGAGAATCTTCGGACGAGTGCCGCTGCCGAATTGCCGCCGCCGCCCGCTGCAACGCCACCGGTGGCGGAGGCGGAGGACGAGGAGGTGGTGCCACCGGGAAGGGAACCACCCCCAACTCCTCCgccaccaacaccaacacctcCGCCCGCTGCACTGCTCACTACCACACCCACAGCTGTGGACTGTGTGTTGGTGTTAGTGTTGGTATTGCTGTTTGTCggtgctcctcctcctcctacaccaccaccaccactggCATTTGCATTGGTGGAGTCCTTGGCCGACGAGAGGGTGGCCGCACAAGACATTTTACCACTCCGCAAGGTCGCTGGGCGGGTGGACTTCGCTTTCCACGGTATAATGCACTCTTTCGTTGGGTAATTCGCGTTTAAAATCGGAGTCGCTGCGAAACACTCACGGAATTTTTACAACCACCGAACAATGTGACCGTAGTCGCGCAAGCGATAGATCCCATGCGGTGCGATAGATTAACAGTATGACCATTGCGCAGGAAATATCAAGTGTAGTTGCTGAACGTTGGTCACTCTATGCCGCACAGTGGAAAAAGTGCGACGAGTTGCCACAAAAATGTAACGATTGAATGTTACCAATTATAACGGTTTCTAACATTTGTAGTTTCTACACGATATTTTACTTTACAGCTCATGTAGATACGCGTGTATTAGTATTAGGAAGCTACTTAGGTATTTAGTATGGTCATAGATTTTTAATTCACAGCTTAAAATGAcctattttttcttttcataaacaattttgtatggactttttttttctcttttcatAAACAATTTTGTATGGACTTATAGCATCT
Encoded proteins:
- the LOC6605856 gene encoding E3 ubiquitin-protein ligase mind-bomb — encoded protein: MSCAATLSSAKDSTNANASGGGGVGGGGAPTNSNTNTNTNTQSTAVGVVVSSAAGGGVGVGGGGVGGGSLPGGTTSSSSASATGGVAAGGGGNSAAALVRRFSMEGVGARVIRGPDWKWNKQDGGEGHVGTVRNFESAEEVVVVWDNGTAANYRCAGAYDLRILDSAPTGVKHEGTMCDTCRQQPIFGIRWKCAECINYDLCSICYHGDKHHLRHRFYRITTPGGERTMLEPRRKSKKVLARGIFPGARVVRGVDWQWEDQDGGVGRRGKVNEIQDWSSASPRSAAYVIWDNGSKNLYRVGFEGMADLKVVNDAKGSNVYRDHLPLLGENGPGKGPHGFQIGDKVTVDLDLEIVQSLQHGHGGWTDGMFECLSNAGMVVGIDEDHDIVVAYNSGNRWTFNPAVLTKVSSPTTAPPEFQVGDIVKICSDVESIKILQRGHGEWADAMQLTLGKIGRVQQVYHDNDLKVEVGNTSWTYNPLAVCKVASSTASDGSCAPVIPSSERLSAILKKLFEPNVSGDATEEFVKAAANGFAARCEEYLAGAAQPSTSSASPSSGPDVNVNGVFAGHTALQAASQNGHIEVIQVLLRHAVDVEIEDKDGDRAVHHAAFGDEAAVIEILAKAGADLNARNKRRQTSLHIAVNKGHLNVVKTLLTLGCHPSLQDSEGDTPLHDAISKEHDEMLSLLLDFGADITLNNNNGFNALHHAALKGNPSAMKILLTKTNRPWIVEEKKDDGYTALHLAALNNHVEIAELLVHMGKANMDRQNVNLQTALHLAVERQHVQIVKLLVQDGADLNIPDKDGDTPLHEALRHHTLSQLKQLQDVEGFGKLLMGLRNANNKKASASIACFLAANGADLTLKNRKQQTPLDLCPDPNLCKTLVKCYNERKTDDSELPGNVAGTSSNARARAASGSLNQSSSSNMPLSSLAASSTFPAASSSIFALNGIANEMSQSLHEDPPKSSASLDECLVCSDAKRDTVFKPCGHVSCCETCAPRVKKCLICRETVSSREKIDECLVCSDRRAAVFFRPCGHMVACEHCSALMKKCVLCRTQIDEILSFSLCCGGSGRPEKVSMAAGAMATVGLPLPDDRFMEAAAAAACANASGHSVAMNNTVVTPVAGSSNQLNSQNNLLAAAAASSNVSNLAAAGNAMVAPSNVNNFQMDDVQKLKQQLQDIKEQTMCPVCFDRIKNMVFLCGHGTCQMCGDQIEGCPICRKTVEKRILLF